The genomic DNA CAGGCAGGTAACTGGGGGCTAATTGCCTAATACGTTGCTCAATTCTTCTTTGTAATACAGAATTGTAATAAACAGCAGAGTTGTAAAACATGTATTATAACAAATATACATGCCATTAACATGGAGTCCGGCATGCAGAAAGCCCTCAATAAACGGAGAGCTATCCTCATTTCTGAAGGCACAGATTAACACTACCTGGTTCTTAACCAGACAGCATGGACCCTTCGTGCCTGCCTTTTTCTATCCGTCTGCATTGTTTCCGAACTTCAGCTGCATCATTGCATGTAAGAGTGATTTGTTCCTTTTATTGATGtatagattttttgttgttgttcagttgctcagtcgtttctgactctttgcgaccccatggactgcagcattccaggcttccctgaccttcaccatctcccggagcttgcacaaactcatgtccgttgagtcaatgatatccaaccatttcatcctctgtcgcccccttctcctcctgccctcaatctttcccagcatcagggtcttttccaatgagtcagttagcTCCATTTCAGTTAGctaaagcactggagcttcagcttcagcatcagtccttccaatgaatattcagaactgatttcctttaggatggactggtttgatccccttgctgtccaagggactctgaaaagccttctccagcaccatggttcaaaagcatcttttctATTGCTATTAGGCATTCCAGTTGGGGGATATTAcgaataatgctactgtgaacattctAATTCTACCGCATGTGCCTTGGGAACCACGTTATGTCTTACTGTTGAGCACATACCTAGAAGTAGAGTTGCTGAACCGTAAGATTTGCGTAAGAGCCAAACAGTTTTCCACCCAACAATATATGAGAGTTTCAGATGCTCTGCATCAGCAAGGCTTGGTATTAATATTTGCtgtcttttgcatttcatttattcTGGTGAATGCGTAGTTGTTTTAGTGGTTTTAGTCTGTAGTTCCCTGGTGACTAATGAAGCTGAGCACATAGACCCAGTATTGAGTCACTGTTGACCTTACGTTTTCAGAATGAAACTAGTAGTGTAGTCTCAGACTCAGATCCCAAGTGAGGACCAACCAGAGGCCATGGATAGAAGAGGGgttttttttctgagaattccTCAAAGAAATAATGCTAAGACAGGGAACTTGCCAACTTTCCCTGCGGCCTGTAAATACCTATGAAGTGTGTTTTCAGCTTCTTTATTTTGAGGGCAGAGGCTCCTGGACCCCAGCAGGTGTTGGATGGCCAAGCGCCACTTGCTGCCTGTGTGGCCCACGCTCTGTCCCTGGTTCTCTGCCATCAGAATTATTCCCTCCAGATCCACATACGCCCTAGGGTGCCCAGCTCACTTACCTCTCTGATCTTAGCTCTTGctccccttttccctctctgGCAGGATTCCCTATTGATCTGAAAGGATTTGATTCATCTCTTTAGTGTGGAAACGCGAGGTGATTTCAGGAATTGCAGTTCTCCGTTTTGTGCTGTGTGATCCACACTCCAGGCTCTGGACCTGGTTCACTCTCTGGCTTACTCAGGAAGAGGGCATGACTTCCTTTCCCAGCGTGGTGACCCCACAGAGCTTTGTGTGAATATCCCCTCAGATAAATCAGTGAAGCAGCAGCAGACCTCACTACTTCCCGGTTTTGGTGTGGAGAGGAGGAtggcttccctctttctttctcttttctttctgtagaTGTTGAATCTACAACATCAGATCTTTTTAGAAAACTAGGCTTGTAACCAATCAGATATAAATGGTAGAAACTGAAGATCATAAGATATTACCCAGAATCGAGAACATTCTGCCCTGTATTTCACAAGAGTATGAGAATGATAAAGTAAATTAGCCctcagagaaagggaaggaaaaacaaGTGAGGTAGTGTTGCTTAATTATTTATGAAGGCTCAACAAGCTGCTGTATTTTCAAATGCTTCATTTTGTCAAACCTCTTATGACAATTTTTTCTTGGCTCATAagcttattttgaaaataagtgcCTTATACAGAGATTGcatatgaaattaaaaacttgaaatGCTGTACTCACACAGTTTACCATACACTCAAAAGCATTTACTGATtacaaataaataactgaatttgccatcttttttaaaaaattagcttctACAAtgacttttgagtttaattttgcaTTCTTAGATTACGTCCAGTGGGAAACATAATTCCTTCTAACCCAGCGTCCTTTGAGTGATTCTTATTTGAAATAAGTCAAATATCCCCGCTTGATTTCATTTACTGAAGTCTGCTagaccattttccctttttaagcACCTTCACGGTGTGAAATTTAGTGCCTTTTGATATCCTCAATGAATGAAATGAGATTCTTTCAAAAATTATGGTCTCTTTTAAGCGTCCAAACTATTCTAGTTTGTTTTTCATTACAGaaacaaaagcattttaaaaagagatgccAACCTCTGTGAAAATGAAACCTCGTATATTCACATTTGCACCAATCTCCTCTGAGTTTTGTGAAGAAGACTAAACTGGAGACAGCACTCCATGAAAACTGCTGGATAACCTAGTTCATCGTCCAGAGCTCTTCGTCAGCCTTCTGTGATAATAAGTGTTCAGACTTCTGCACCTTAAAATCGACTGATTCCTTTCGTAACTGCCAGGAGCCTGAACCCTGACCTCCACCCATCGATACCTGTGTGAAAATTGATCTCCGTTCATCTTGAAGACCACCGATGAACCAATCAGGACATTTGAAAGCAAAGGAAAGCTGACACCGTCTTAGCAAAAGAGAATTAGGTGTTGAAAGCAAATCACCAAGAGGCAAGACTCAGTTTGCTATTTACTGTCTGAGAACAGATGTAATCGACCCCTTAAACAGAAGCAATGAACAGCACGTGTATCGACGAGCAGCATGACTTGGACCACTACTTGTTTCCAGTTGTTTACGTCTTTGTGGTGATAGTCAGCATTCCAGCCAACATcggttctctgtgtgtgtcttttctgCAGGCAAAGCAAGAAAACGAACTGGGCATTTACCTCTTCAGTTTATCCCTCTCGGACCTGCTGTATGCCTCTACTCTCCCTCTGTGGATCAATTATACTTGGAATAGAGACAACTGGACGTTCTCTCCTGCCTTGTGCAAAGGGAGCGCTTTTTTCATGTACCTGAACTTTTACAGCAGCACAGCTTTCCTCACCTGCATCGCGATTGATCGCTGTTTGGCAGTGGTCTACCCGCTGAGGTTCTTTTTCCTAAGGTCAAGAAAATGCGCATTCGTGGTCAGCCTCACCATCTGGATTTTGGAAACCATCCTCAATGCTGTCATTCTGTGGGAAGACGAAACAGCTGTCGAATATTGTGATGCCAAGAAGTCTAACTTTACCTTATGCTATGACAAATATCCTTTGGAGAACTGGCAAATCAGGTTTAACTTTGCTAGGACGTGTATAGGTTATATGATACCTCTGGTCGTTATAATGACTTGCAACAAGAAAGTTTACCAAGCTGTGCGGCAAAATCAAGCCACGGAAaacagggaaaagaagagaatcataAAACTACTCATTTGTATCACGCTGACTTTTATCTTGTGTTTTACTCCCTTTCATGTGATGCTGCTGATTCGCAGCATTTTAGAGCATGATATGAACGTAAAAGAACAAATGTTTGACCATTCCAAGTCTGGGAAGCAGAGTTATAAGATCTATAGAATCACAGTTGCATTAACAAGTTTAAACTGTGTTGCTGATCCAATCCTGTACTGCTTCATAACTGAGACAGGAAGATCAGATATGTGGAATATATTAAAGTTCTTTACTGGGAGGCTTAataaaccaaaaagacaaagaaaaagcgTACTTTCTGTATCTGCCAGAGATACTATAGAATTAGACATGCTGGAATAGAAAGAACCAAGgtatatgttttttaaagataCGTGATATTATGCCATCGAGATTATATTTTGCAAAGGAAACCTAAACGTGTGTTCCCATTGAGGGACAATGTTAATCctaatggaaatatttttttaaaggttgtatAGCTCCCTGACTTTTATtaaatgagaattaaataaaactgAATGTTTTCCTAATGACTTGGGGTCATTACTGTCCATGGCAGTTATAGGCGGTACTGGACTGTGAGTTTTCAAAGTGGTAACCGTGGTGTACGGTCATGGTGACTTTCCCACTCCTATGGATTTCAGACCATCACTCCTCCCAATCATATGGACCTGCCTCCAACAACAACTACTAAACACTGCTCCTATCTGTCTCCTTAGTTAacgaatatttattgagcccacTCTATGTACCAGGCTTTGTGCTAAGTAGTGAGGTTACAAGAGAAATGATCTAATAAGCTTTTTGAACCTTATACAGTCACTAAGTCACCAGCTTGTAAGAGCTCTTTATAAAAGTAAATTGTCTCTGAGTGAGAGTCTGAAGGCCTCATCTGCGATATGAAGGACATGAGCTTTGTAAAATTTCCTTCAGCTGCTCAGAGAactttttacctttaaaaatcatcattttaaaaaagtttggcTCTTTCAAAATTTCTTCTTAACTGAAGcgttttttaagaattttaaacattttctaatcctgttcttccctcttccttctttgtCTTATCTGTTTCTTCTAGTACCCAAAATTGATCAGCTAGCAAATATCTTGGTATCATTTGTGTCgtcacattaggaaaaaaaaaaaatccaataacaAAAAAGACTAATAATTAACTTCTAGATATACACTGAAAAAAACCAGTTAGTGCCCAAACTGACTCCATCTTCTGTTAAAGCTGTCCATGACCATTTGGGTGCACAAGAGAAAACCACCTTGCTTTGAGGCCCCAGGTGCTTTCTCTGATCTTTGCACTTTTCTGATCAGAAAGTTTCTGGAAAATTAGCAGATTGTTTCTGGCCACCCTGAGGTACATTTATGTATGCTTACAGGTCAAAGATATGTCAGTGaaatgaagagtaactaaaaGACTTTGGGCTGCTTCATTCATTGTTGATAAATTACTAGCAGCCGGTGCATTGAATATGTGTTAAAGTAAAAGATCAGGGAAATCTTGCCCACGTTTGGAAACTCAACATAGATtcttgtccaagatcacatagTTCCTTGGAAGCAGCTGtaattcagttgctaaatcatgtcagactctgtgaccccatggattgcagcattccaggcttccctgtccttcactgtcctccggagcttgctcaaactcatgtccattgagtcggtgatgccatccaaccatctcatcctctgtcatccccttctccccctgcattcaatctttcccagcatcagggtcttttccaatgagttgactcttcacatcaaacggccaaagtattgtagcttcagcttcagcataagtccttccaatgaatattcaggcttgatttcccttaggattgattggtttgatctccttgctatccagaGTCCTGTCTTAACGCCCTAGAATCCcaaattcacttcagttgcttttcctcctttgtgttttttaaaaaaacataccatttccttttcttgttatttttattgaagtatagttggtttgcaATGTTATGAATtcctattgtacagcaaagtgattctgttatacttgtaaatatatacacactatttttcaaatatcctttttcattatggcttatcatagcattttttaattagaggataattgctttacaatgtggtgttagttccTGCTGAAGAACAATGTGAATCGgatatacgtatatcccctccctctataTCTACCATATCTTTCTTTAGGGATGCAAAAGGCGTATACACATGGAGAGTAGTTCAGGATAGTCATTGGATTTAGACCAGAATAAGGAGAAAACAAGAGGTATTTCATGAATCAATACCTTTGGAAATAAATCATACAGATAGTAATTAAGCTGATCTGTTAAAGAGAACTGATTAGAAATTGACCTCAATTGGTTATATCAAAAGACATGGCAAATAAAAATTTGTGGCCCCCTTAGAATGTTCTACTTCATGATTAACAACAAAATCACTAATTTAACATGTTATGAGATAAGTTCCAAAGTAAATCAGGCTGTCAAAACCTTTGATCGGGGCCAACCATGGAGAACACATGTTAGGAAGATGCTCATATGACTTAGGGCAAAGTCCTCTAGGTatcttgtggttcagctggtaaagaatccacctgccctgCGGGAgctctgggttcaatctctaggttgggaaggtcccctggagaaaggaaaggctacccactccagtattctggcctggagaattccatggattgtatagtccctggggttgcaaagagtcggacacgactgagcgactttcactttcactttcattcccaTCTTCATCAGGATTAGCGGATATCTACCCAAGTGATGGAATACC from Ovis aries strain OAR_USU_Benz2616 breed Rambouillet chromosome 7, ARS-UI_Ramb_v3.0, whole genome shotgun sequence includes the following:
- the GPR65 gene encoding psychosine receptor codes for the protein MNSTCIDEQHDLDHYLFPVVYVFVVIVSIPANIGSLCVSFLQAKQENELGIYLFSLSLSDLLYASTLPLWINYTWNRDNWTFSPALCKGSAFFMYLNFYSSTAFLTCIAIDRCLAVVYPLRFFFLRSRKCAFVVSLTIWILETILNAVILWEDETAVEYCDAKKSNFTLCYDKYPLENWQIRFNFARTCIGYMIPLVVIMTCNKKVYQAVRQNQATENREKKRIIKLLICITLTFILCFTPFHVMLLIRSILEHDMNVKEQMFDHSKSGKQSYKIYRITVALTSLNCVADPILYCFITETGRSDMWNILKFFTGRLNKPKRQRKSVLSVSARDTIELDMLE